A single genomic interval of Zingiber officinale cultivar Zhangliang chromosome 4A, Zo_v1.1, whole genome shotgun sequence harbors:
- the LOC121972506 gene encoding zinc finger protein ZAT9-like has product MAGRLLRCTLPAASWGIKRRRTKGRRPSPPPSVFVSQDEEDCILGLLMLSGALLDLRRGVPPLQAPKQLLFLPPRSPTPPPAEAQEQESPHLISFPGLMPLLPPPEKKQPLLPSTALKQQRQQKNERLSPATPSTADLRSYECSECGKAFSSYQALGGHKSIHRKRRAANDRTEKQRRHVKARRAMAMSSASLTECSPKKGLSIDLNQPAIGMD; this is encoded by the coding sequence ATGGCCGGTAGACTCCTCCGATGCACGCTGCCAGCTGCCTCCTGGGGGATAAAGCGCCGGCGAACGAAGGGCCGTCGCCCTTCGCCTCCGCCCTCGGTTTTCGTCAGTCAAGATGAGGAGGACTGCATCCTCGGGCTCCTCATGCTGTCGGGTGCCCTGCTCGACCTTCGCCGCGGGGTTCCGCCGCTGCAAGCCCCAAAGCAGCTGCTGTTTCTTCCTCCCCGATCGCCGACGCCTCCGCCGGCGGAGGCGCAGGAGCAAGAATCGCCGCATCTGATCTCATTCCCTGGGCTAATGCCGCTTCTGCCTCCGCCGGAGAAAAAGCAGCCTCTGCTTCCGTCCACAGCGCTGAAACAACAACGGCAGCAGAAGAATGAGAGGCTTTCCCCTGCGACGCCTTCGACGGCCGATCTGCGTAGCTACGAGTGCTCGGAATGCGGAAAAGCATTCTCTTCGTACCAGGCCCTCGGCGGCCACAAAAGCATTCACCGGAAGCGTCGGGCGGCCAATGACCGGACAGAAAAGCAGAGGAGACATGTCAAGGCGAGAAGAGCAATGGCGATGTCATCGGCCTCACTGACGGAGTGCTCGCCAAAGAAGGGACTGAGCATCGACCTCAACCAGCCGGCGATAGGAATGGATTAG
- the LOC121970211 gene encoding 40S ribosomal protein S14-like, producing the protein MKVKADRDESSPYAAMLAAQDVAQRCKELGITALHIKLRATGGNKTKTPGPGAQSALRALARAGMKIGRIEDVTPIPTDSTRRKKGWKERKEALILQVLFNFFFSVSKCFNPTVLLVNFEQSSDFSLVRFDYL; encoded by the exons atgaaagtCAAGGCTGACAGGGATGAATCATCTCCATACGCAGCTATGCTTGCTGCCCAAGATGTTGCCCAGCGATGCAAA GAACTTGGTATTACTGCTTTGCATATTAAGCTAAGAGCCACTGGCGGGAATAAAACAAAAACACCTGGTCCTGGTGCTCAATCTGCTCTTCGGGCACTTGCTCGAGCTGGCATGAAAATTGGGCGTATAG AGGATGTAACTCCCATACCCACAGACAGCACTCGCAGAAAGAAAGGGTGGAAGGAGAGGAAGGAGGCTCTAATTCTTCAAGTTCTCTTCAATTTCTTTTTCTCAGTATCGAAATGTTTCAACCCAACTGTGTTACTTGTAAATTTTGAACAGTCGAGTGACTTTTCACTCGTTCGATTCGATTATCTGTAA